From Sphingomonas hengshuiensis, one genomic window encodes:
- a CDS encoding dienelactone hydrolase family protein: MCDEFTAADNERFLAEPITRRGFGAVAAVAGIGILLPSPANALAIKGRDVTITTPDGTADAYFVAPATGKHPGVLVWPDIMGLRPAFRQMADRLAESGYAVLTVNQFYRSTKAPFLKPGESFDQPEVRQKIAPWRAALTAAGTTSDGKAFVAFLDAQPEVDTKRGIGSTGYCMGGPMTLRTAAVAPDRVRAGASFHGGGLATDDADSPLLLVPRLKGQYLFAIAENDDARAPDDKTKLRAAFAAAKLPAEIEVYPGTLHGWCPPDSRAYNPAQAERAWARLLHLFEASL; the protein is encoded by the coding sequence ATGTGCGACGAATTCACGGCGGCGGATAACGAACGGTTTCTGGCGGAGCCGATCACGCGGCGGGGGTTCGGTGCCGTCGCTGCCGTCGCCGGCATCGGCATATTGCTGCCGAGCCCCGCCAATGCACTGGCGATCAAGGGCCGCGACGTGACGATCACGACGCCCGACGGCACCGCCGACGCCTATTTCGTCGCGCCCGCGACCGGCAAGCACCCCGGCGTGCTGGTGTGGCCCGACATCATGGGGCTGCGCCCCGCCTTCCGCCAGATGGCCGATCGGCTCGCCGAATCGGGCTATGCGGTGCTCACCGTCAACCAATTCTATCGCTCGACCAAGGCGCCGTTCCTCAAGCCGGGTGAATCGTTCGACCAGCCCGAGGTGCGGCAGAAGATCGCGCCGTGGCGCGCGGCGCTGACGGCGGCGGGGACGACGAGCGATGGCAAGGCATTCGTCGCCTTTCTCGATGCGCAGCCCGAGGTCGATACGAAGCGTGGGATCGGCAGCACCGGCTATTGCATGGGCGGGCCGATGACGCTGCGCACCGCGGCAGTGGCGCCCGACCGGGTGCGTGCGGGCGCGTCGTTCCACGGCGGCGGGCTGGCGACCGACGATGCCGACAGCCCGTTGCTGCTCGTGCCGCGGCTCAAGGGGCAGTATCTGTTCGCCATCGCCGAGAATGACGATGCCCGCGCGCCCGACGACAAGACCAAATTGCGCGCGGCGTTCGCGGCGGCGAAGCTGCCCGCCGAGATCGAGGTCTATCCGGGCACGCTCCACGGATGGTGCCCGCCCGACAGCCGCGCCTATAATCCTGCGCAGGCCGAGCGTGCGTGGGCGCGGCTGCTCCATTTGTTCGAGGCGTCGCTATAG
- a CDS encoding UDP-2,3-diacylglucosamine diphosphatase produces the protein MATISRLPFDAAQIADFHSITPSIPERIVAGRRQYRTVWISDVHLGTRGCNAAMLIDFLDHVDSDTMYLVGDIIDGWAMKKRFYWPAAHNDIVWRVLKRAKRNTRIVYIPGNHDEMFRQFSGLDFGGVEIRRQAIHTTVDGRRLLVLHGDEFDAITLSHRWLAHLGDAAYEMMMGLNRWVNLVRRAFNLPYWSLSKYAKQKVKNAVSFISKFEEIVAHEAAHRGIDGVIAGHIHKAEMRTIAGIEYYNDGDWVEGCTALVEHYDGTMEILHWAEEIAARDAQPSGVRLAAA, from the coding sequence ATGGCCACGATCAGCAGGCTTCCGTTCGACGCGGCGCAGATCGCCGATTTTCATTCGATCACCCCGTCGATCCCCGAACGCATCGTCGCCGGGCGGCGCCAGTATCGCACGGTGTGGATATCCGACGTCCATCTCGGCACGCGCGGATGCAACGCCGCGATGCTCATCGACTTTCTGGATCACGTCGACAGCGACACGATGTACCTGGTCGGCGACATCATCGACGGCTGGGCGATGAAGAAGCGCTTCTACTGGCCCGCCGCGCATAACGACATTGTGTGGCGCGTGCTGAAGCGCGCCAAGCGCAACACGCGGATCGTGTACATCCCCGGCAACCATGACGAGATGTTCCGCCAGTTCTCCGGGCTCGACTTCGGCGGCGTCGAAATCAGGCGCCAGGCGATCCACACCACCGTCGATGGCCGCCGCCTGCTGGTGCTCCATGGCGACGAATTCGACGCGATCACGCTGTCGCACCGCTGGCTCGCGCACCTGGGCGACGCTGCCTATGAAATGATGATGGGGCTCAATCGCTGGGTCAATCTGGTCCGCCGCGCGTTCAACCTGCCCTATTGGTCGCTGAGCAAATACGCCAAGCAGAAGGTCAAGAACGCGGTGTCGTTCATTTCCAAGTTCGAGGAGATCGTTGCGCACGAGGCGGCGCATCGCGGGATCGACGGGGTGATTGCGGGGCATATCCACAAGGCGGAGATGCGCACCATCGCCGGAATCGAATATTATAACGACGGCGACTGGGTGGAGGGTTGCACCGCGCTCGTCGAGCATTACGACGGCACTATGGAAATTCTCCATTGGGCCGAGGAAATTGCCGCGCGCGACGCGCAGCCTTCCGGGGTCAGACTGGCGGCGGCGTGA
- a CDS encoding glutathione S-transferase family protein, translating into MSDELILYTNPQSRGRIARWMLEETGAAYRTEIVDYGTTMKGQDYLEINPMGKVPAIVHGGKVVTECAAICAYLAEAFPEAGLAPLPHERADYYRWLFFAAGPLEQATTNQFAKFEPSPEQGRMFGYGNYALAVDVLEKAVSAHPYIAGDRFTAADVYVGSSVGWGVMFDWLPKRDVFVDYFARVSGRDAYVRAGALDDAAMPVPA; encoded by the coding sequence ATGTCGGATGAGCTGATACTTTACACCAACCCCCAGTCGCGCGGGCGGATCGCGCGCTGGATGCTCGAAGAGACGGGCGCCGCCTATCGCACCGAGATCGTCGACTATGGCACGACGATGAAGGGCCAAGACTATCTCGAGATCAACCCGATGGGGAAGGTCCCGGCGATCGTCCATGGCGGCAAGGTGGTGACCGAATGCGCGGCGATCTGCGCCTATCTGGCGGAGGCGTTTCCCGAGGCGGGGCTCGCGCCGCTGCCGCATGAGCGCGCGGATTATTATCGCTGGCTGTTCTTCGCCGCCGGGCCGTTGGAACAGGCGACGACGAACCAATTTGCCAAGTTCGAACCGTCGCCTGAACAGGGCCGGATGTTCGGTTATGGCAATTATGCGCTGGCCGTCGACGTGCTCGAAAAGGCAGTGTCGGCGCACCCCTATATCGCCGGGGACCGCTTTACCGCCGCCGATGTCTATGTCGGATCCTCGGTCGGCTGGGGGGTGATGTTCGACTGGTTGCCCAAGCGCGACGTCTTTGTGGATTATTTCGCGCGGGTGAGCGGGCGGGATGCCTATGTTCGTGCGGGCGCGCTCGACGATGCGGCGATGCCCGTGCCAGCATAG
- a CDS encoding glutathione S-transferase family protein, translating into MSALLLHEFAPSGNCYKIRLTAAHVGIPLERRQYDILKGETRTAEFLGEVNADGRIPVLQLGDDFLPESNAACVYLAHGTPLIPVDRFAHADMLRWMFWEQYSHEPNIATVRFWRRWVGEAALSELQRAMLPGKIAAGHAALALMDAHLGRTEFLVGSGLTLADIALYAYTHVAGEGGFDLQPYPNVRVWIARVAAQPGHVAIDA; encoded by the coding sequence ATGTCCGCGCTGCTGCTCCACGAATTCGCGCCCTCGGGCAATTGCTACAAGATCCGGCTGACCGCGGCGCATGTCGGAATTCCGCTCGAGCGGCGGCAGTATGATATCCTGAAGGGCGAGACGCGGACGGCGGAGTTCCTGGGCGAGGTCAACGCCGACGGGCGCATCCCCGTGCTCCAGCTTGGCGACGATTTCCTGCCCGAAAGCAACGCCGCCTGCGTCTATCTGGCGCATGGCACGCCGCTGATCCCGGTCGATCGGTTCGCCCATGCCGACATGCTGCGCTGGATGTTCTGGGAGCAATATAGCCACGAACCCAATATCGCGACGGTGCGCTTCTGGCGGCGCTGGGTGGGGGAGGCGGCGCTGAGCGAGCTTCAGCGGGCGATGCTGCCGGGCAAGATCGCGGCGGGCCATGCCGCGCTGGCGCTGATGGACGCGCATCTGGGGCGGACCGAGTTCCTCGTAGGCAGCGGCCTGACGCTCGCCGACATCGCGCTCTATGCCTATACCCATGTCGCGGGGGAGGGCGGCTTCGATCTCCAGCCCTATCCGAATGTCCGCGTGTGGATCGCGCGCGTTGCGGCGCAGCCGGGGCATGTCGCGATCGATGCGTGA
- a CDS encoding sensor domain-containing diguanylate cyclase gives MFVRFWPRFLRLMVASLALYAAARPAIAEASAAGSPLDLCILRDTGGMRPAALFHQPQRFDCTTPQHKLGTGDFWVLSSPIDRQSLESDPLRVRLASVWQERLTLHILYADGEILSMATGRTGVAPFIQLGAVVEQPLPARPAKVVRLLWHVEKSPNMRGILFGARLATADQSRAINLRMAALYAGFAGLCLALVMYNLALWGALRHRFQLDYCVMVAALMLYTFTSSGAMSWAFPGLANNDRLRFNYLLLGLASAAAIMFARNFFEPRIFAGWLKRYSTGVALATSGAGLSFFLLAPVAPRVPDIVFTLAFLGLATVVGPILWRGWRQRSSYVWLFAVGWGLPILMALLRTLSNLHVLPWSFWIDNSTIVSATSEALMSAIAIAYRIRLLRDERDDAIAAEVMARRLADTDPLTGLLNRRAFLNKAIAREGDQQLLVVDIDHFKRVNETLGHDGGDEVLRVFARVMRTTLPAQTLVARMGGEEFAILTPAESAIEPDALLARLRNARMPFDLRVTASIGACVGPLVTDRDWKALYRGADAALFEAKSAGRDRFRTAVRRAA, from the coding sequence ATGTTCGTCCGTTTTTGGCCCCGGTTCCTGCGCCTGATGGTCGCCAGCCTCGCCCTGTACGCAGCGGCGCGCCCGGCGATTGCCGAGGCCAGCGCCGCTGGGTCCCCCCTCGACCTGTGCATCCTGCGCGATACGGGCGGGATGCGCCCCGCGGCGCTGTTCCATCAGCCGCAGCGCTTCGATTGCACCACGCCGCAGCATAAGTTGGGAACGGGCGATTTCTGGGTGCTATCCTCGCCGATCGACCGGCAGTCGCTGGAATCCGATCCGCTGCGCGTGCGGCTGGCGAGCGTCTGGCAGGAGCGGCTGACGCTCCACATCCTCTATGCGGACGGCGAAATCCTGTCGATGGCGACCGGGCGCACCGGCGTCGCCCCCTTCATCCAGCTTGGAGCGGTCGTCGAACAGCCGCTGCCCGCGCGCCCGGCCAAGGTCGTGCGCCTGCTGTGGCATGTCGAGAAATCGCCGAACATGCGCGGCATCCTGTTCGGCGCGCGGCTCGCCACCGCCGACCAGAGCCGCGCCATCAATCTGCGCATGGCCGCGCTCTATGCCGGATTTGCCGGGCTGTGCCTCGCACTGGTGATGTACAATCTGGCGCTATGGGGCGCGCTTCGGCACCGGTTCCAGCTCGACTATTGCGTGATGGTCGCGGCGCTGATGCTCTACACCTTCACCTCGTCGGGGGCGATGTCCTGGGCGTTCCCCGGCCTGGCGAACAATGATCGCCTGCGGTTCAATTATCTCCTGCTCGGTCTCGCCTCCGCCGCCGCGATCATGTTCGCCCGCAATTTCTTCGAGCCGCGGATTTTCGCCGGGTGGCTGAAACGCTATTCGACCGGGGTGGCGCTGGCCACCTCGGGCGCAGGGCTGTCCTTCTTCCTCCTGGCACCCGTGGCGCCGCGCGTGCCCGACATCGTGTTCACGCTGGCGTTCCTGGGACTCGCCACTGTCGTCGGCCCGATCCTGTGGCGGGGCTGGCGGCAGCGGAGCAGCTATGTGTGGCTGTTTGCGGTCGGGTGGGGATTGCCGATCCTGATGGCGCTGCTGCGCACGCTGTCGAACCTGCATGTGCTGCCCTGGAGCTTCTGGATCGACAATTCGACGATCGTCTCGGCGACGAGCGAGGCGCTGATGTCCGCCATCGCGATCGCCTATCGCATCCGCCTGTTGCGTGACGAGCGCGACGACGCGATCGCCGCCGAAGTGATGGCGCGCCGGCTGGCGGATACCGATCCGCTGACCGGGCTGCTCAATCGCCGCGCCTTCCTGAACAAGGCCATTGCCCGCGAGGGCGACCAGCAATTGCTCGTGGTCGACATCGATCACTTCAAGCGCGTCAACGAGACCCTCGGGCATGACGGCGGCGACGAAGTGCTGCGCGTCTTTGCCCGGGTGATGCGCACTACGCTTCCCGCCCAGACGCTGGTCGCGCGGATGGGGGGCGAGGAATTTGCGATCCTGACCCCCGCGGAATCGGCGATCGAGCCCGATGCGCTGCTGGCCCGCCTCCGCAACGCGCGGATGCCGTTCGACCTGCGCGTGACGGCCAGCATCGGCGCCTGTGTCGGGCCGCTGGTCACCGATCGCGACTGGAAGGCGCTGTATCGCGGCGCCGACGCGGCACTTTTCGAAGCAAAGTCGGCGGGTCGCGACCGTTTCCGCACCGCCGTCCGCCGCGCCGCCTGA
- the clpA gene encoding ATP-dependent Clp protease ATP-binding subunit ClpA yields the protein MPSFASALESTLHKALEAASSRRHEYATLEHLLLALVDDEHASKVMSACGVELGELKATVAQYLDTELEALKVENATDPSPTSGFQRVVQRAILHVQSSGRDEVTGANVLVALFSERESYAVYFLQQQDMSRLDAVSFISHGVGKGSTPPEATTPKGVDEDKTPKQETKSGKGESALKQFTVDLNEKARNGKVDPLIGRAAEVDRTIQILCRRSKNNPLYVGDPGVGKTAIAEGLARKIVEGQVPDVLLEAVIYSLDMGALLAGTRYRGDFEERLKQVVNELEKLPHAVLFIDEIHTVIGAGATSGGAMDASNLLKPALSGGAIRCIGSTTYKEFRNHFEKDRALLRRFQKIDVNEPSIEDTVKILAGLRSAFEQHHSVKYTPDAIKSAVELSARYINDRKLPDKAIDVIDEVGAMQMLVPPSRRKKVITPKEIEQVIATMARIPPKSVSTDDTRTLANLETDLKRVVFGQDKAIEVLSSAIKLSRAGLRDPDKPIGNYLFSGPTGVGKTEVAKQLSELLGIPLQRFDMSEYMERHSVSRLIGAPPGYVGFDQGGLLTDAVDQQPHSVLLLDEIEKAHPDLFNILLQVMDNGRLTDQHGKSVDFRNVILIMTTNAGASDMAKESVGFGDMGGREDVQEEAVKKLFTPEFRNRLDAIVPFDYLPTEVVGRVVDKFILQLELQLADRGVHIQLDDESKAWLTARGYDKLYGARPMGRLIQEKIKQPLAEELLFGKLIHGGEVNVKLKDGALAFEIVPAAPKKPKGKGGKKAEAVKAK from the coding sequence ATGCCTAGTTTCGCCTCCGCCCTCGAATCCACGCTGCACAAGGCACTCGAAGCCGCGTCTTCGCGCCGCCACGAATATGCGACGCTCGAGCATCTGCTGCTGGCGCTCGTCGACGACGAACACGCCTCGAAGGTGATGAGCGCGTGCGGCGTCGAGCTGGGCGAGCTCAAAGCCACCGTGGCGCAGTATCTCGACACCGAGCTGGAAGCGCTCAAGGTCGAGAATGCGACCGATCCCTCCCCCACCAGCGGGTTCCAGCGCGTCGTCCAGCGCGCGATCCTGCATGTCCAGTCCTCGGGCCGCGACGAAGTGACCGGCGCGAACGTGCTCGTCGCCTTGTTCAGCGAGCGCGAGAGCTATGCGGTCTATTTCCTGCAACAGCAGGACATGAGCCGCCTCGACGCGGTCAGCTTCATCAGCCACGGCGTCGGCAAGGGCTCGACGCCCCCCGAAGCCACGACGCCCAAGGGGGTCGACGAGGACAAGACGCCCAAGCAGGAGACCAAGAGCGGCAAGGGCGAGAGCGCGCTCAAGCAGTTCACCGTCGACCTCAATGAAAAGGCCCGCAACGGCAAGGTCGACCCGCTGATCGGCCGCGCCGCCGAGGTGGATCGCACGATCCAGATCCTGTGCCGCCGCAGCAAGAACAACCCGCTCTATGTCGGCGATCCCGGCGTCGGCAAGACCGCCATCGCCGAGGGGCTGGCGCGCAAGATCGTCGAGGGCCAGGTTCCCGACGTGCTGCTCGAAGCGGTGATCTATTCGCTCGACATGGGCGCGCTGCTCGCCGGCACCCGCTATCGCGGCGATTTCGAGGAGCGGCTGAAACAGGTCGTCAACGAGCTCGAAAAGCTGCCCCACGCCGTGCTGTTCATCGACGAGATCCACACCGTCATCGGCGCGGGCGCGACCAGCGGCGGGGCGATGGACGCCTCCAACCTGCTCAAGCCGGCGCTGTCGGGCGGCGCGATCCGCTGCATCGGGTCGACCACCTACAAGGAATTCCGCAACCATTTCGAGAAGGACCGGGCGCTGCTCCGGCGCTTCCAGAAGATCGACGTCAACGAACCGTCGATCGAGGATACGGTCAAGATCCTCGCCGGGCTGCGGTCTGCGTTCGAACAGCATCATTCGGTGAAATACACCCCCGACGCGATCAAGTCGGCGGTGGAGCTGAGCGCGCGCTACATCAATGACCGCAAGCTGCCGGACAAGGCGATCGACGTGATCGACGAAGTCGGCGCGATGCAGATGCTCGTGCCCCCCAGCCGCCGGAAAAAGGTGATCACGCCCAAGGAGATCGAGCAGGTCATCGCCACGATGGCGCGCATCCCGCCAAAGAGCGTGTCGACCGACGACACCCGCACCCTCGCCAATCTCGAAACCGACCTGAAGCGGGTCGTGTTCGGGCAGGACAAGGCGATCGAAGTGCTGTCCTCGGCGATCAAGCTCAGCCGCGCGGGGCTTCGCGATCCCGACAAGCCGATCGGCAATTATCTGTTCAGCGGCCCCACCGGCGTCGGCAAGACCGAAGTCGCCAAGCAGCTGTCCGAGCTGCTCGGCATCCCGCTCCAGCGGTTCGACATGTCCGAATATATGGAGCGGCATTCGGTCAGCCGGCTGATCGGTGCGCCCCCGGGCTATGTCGGTTTCGACCAGGGCGGCCTGCTGACCGATGCCGTCGATCAGCAGCCGCATTCGGTGCTGCTGCTCGACGAGATCGAGAAGGCGCACCCGGACCTGTTCAACATCCTGTTGCAGGTGATGGACAATGGCCGGCTCACCGATCAGCACGGCAAATCGGTCGATTTCCGCAATGTTATCCTGATCATGACCACCAATGCCGGTGCGTCGGACATGGCGAAGGAATCGGTCGGCTTCGGCGACATGGGCGGCCGCGAGGACGTTCAGGAAGAGGCGGTGAAGAAGCTCTTCACCCCCGAATTCCGCAACCGCCTCGATGCGATCGTGCCGTTCGACTATCTGCCGACCGAAGTGGTCGGGCGCGTCGTCGACAAGTTCATCCTCCAGCTCGAACTCCAGCTGGCGGACCGCGGCGTCCATATCCAGCTCGACGACGAGTCGAAGGCGTGGCTGACCGCGCGCGGCTATGACAAATTGTACGGCGCGCGCCCGATGGGCCGGCTGATCCAGGAGAAGATCAAGCAACCGCTCGCCGAGGAACTGCTGTTCGGCAAGCTGATCCATGGCGGCGAGGTCAATGTGAAGCTCAAGGACGGCGCACTCGCCTTCGAGATCGTCCCCGCCGCGCCCAAAAAGCCCAAGGGCAAGGGCGGCAAGAAGGCGGAGGCCGTGAAGGCGAAGTAA
- a CDS encoding NAD(P)H-quinone oxidoreductase encodes MIVPEWMVAIDPELPGGPEVLMPVRRAVPIPGAGEVLVRVAAAGVNRPEVMQRMGLYPPPPGAPSILGMEVSGTIVALGEDVPDEMLGQKVCALISGGAYAEYAVAPAGQCLPVPPVLTMIEAAAMPETLFTVWTNVFERAYATEGETILVHGGTSGIGTMAIALAKLFGLTSIVTAGSDAKCAAARGIGADHAINYKTEDFVARVAEITAKRGVDIVLDMVGGDYVPRNIQCLAEDGRHVSIAVQRGAEATIPLWQVMRKRLTLTGSTLRPRSVEFKTLVADEIARMVWPLVAEGKLKPVIDTSFPLDRAAEAHRRMEAGDHVGKIVLTMG; translated from the coding sequence ATGATCGTGCCGGAGTGGATGGTCGCGATCGACCCTGAATTGCCTGGAGGTCCCGAAGTCTTGATGCCGGTTCGCCGGGCGGTCCCGATCCCCGGGGCGGGCGAGGTGCTGGTTCGAGTCGCGGCGGCAGGGGTCAATCGTCCCGAAGTGATGCAGCGCATGGGGCTGTACCCGCCCCCGCCGGGCGCGCCGTCGATCCTGGGCATGGAAGTGTCGGGGACGATCGTTGCGCTGGGCGAGGATGTGCCCGACGAGATGCTGGGGCAGAAGGTCTGTGCGCTGATCAGCGGCGGCGCCTATGCCGAATATGCGGTGGCGCCCGCGGGGCAGTGCCTGCCGGTGCCGCCCGTGCTGACGATGATCGAGGCGGCGGCGATGCCCGAGACGCTGTTCACCGTGTGGACCAACGTGTTCGAGCGCGCCTATGCGACCGAGGGCGAGACGATCCTGGTCCATGGCGGCACCAGCGGCATCGGGACGATGGCGATCGCGCTGGCGAAGCTGTTCGGGCTGACGAGCATCGTGACCGCGGGATCGGACGCAAAATGCGCCGCGGCGCGCGGCATCGGCGCCGATCATGCGATCAACTACAAGACCGAGGATTTCGTGGCGCGGGTGGCGGAGATCACGGCCAAGCGCGGAGTCGATATCGTGCTCGACATGGTCGGGGGCGACTATGTGCCCCGCAATATCCAGTGCCTGGCCGAGGATGGCCGCCATGTCTCGATCGCGGTCCAGCGCGGGGCGGAGGCGACGATCCCGCTGTGGCAGGTGATGCGCAAGCGGCTGACGCTGACCGGATCGACGCTCCGTCCGCGCAGCGTCGAGTTCAAGACGCTGGTCGCCGACGAGATCGCGCGGATGGTGTGGCCGCTGGTCGCGGAGGGCAAGCTCAAGCCGGTGATCGACACCAGCTTCCCGCTCGATCGCGCCGCCGAGGCGCATCGCCGGATGGAGGCGGGCGACCATGTCGGCAAGATCGTGCTGACGATGGGGTAA
- a CDS encoding glycosyltransferase family 4 protein encodes MRIAIVTDAWEPQVNGVVRTLQSVRDVLVGQGHVVKVISPDLFYSLPCPTYPEIRLAITRTASVGAMLEQFRPSAIHLATEGPLCVAARRWCLRNHRAFTTAYHTQFPDYVSARSGVPAEWIWHYIRWFHAPSSAILASTPSIRESLAAHGLKHVRHWGRGVDLANFHPRLAPHPAMAGLAGPVQLYVGRVAVEKNIEAFLQTTHPGTKVVVGDGPARASLEARFPDAHFLGPMFGAELASAYAGADVFVFPSRTDTFGLVMIEALACGVPVAGYPVTGPIDVLTDATGATDEDLTVAIGRALTKDRRACAAYGRTFTWEASARQFLNALVAREEEDEAA; translated from the coding sequence GTGCGTATCGCAATCGTGACCGATGCCTGGGAGCCCCAGGTCAACGGCGTCGTTCGCACGCTCCAATCGGTGCGCGACGTGCTGGTGGGGCAGGGGCATGTCGTGAAGGTCATATCGCCCGACCTGTTCTATTCGCTGCCCTGCCCGACCTATCCCGAAATCCGGCTGGCGATCACGCGGACCGCCAGCGTGGGCGCGATGCTGGAGCAATTCCGGCCCAGCGCGATCCATCTGGCGACCGAGGGGCCGCTATGCGTCGCCGCTCGGCGCTGGTGCCTGCGCAACCACCGGGCCTTCACCACGGCCTATCACACCCAGTTCCCCGATTATGTCTCGGCGCGGTCGGGCGTGCCTGCGGAATGGATCTGGCACTATATCCGCTGGTTCCATGCGCCGTCGTCGGCGATCCTCGCCTCGACTCCCTCGATCCGCGAGTCGCTCGCCGCGCACGGGCTGAAGCATGTCCGCCATTGGGGGCGGGGCGTTGACCTCGCCAATTTCCACCCTCGACTGGCGCCGCACCCGGCGATGGCGGGGCTGGCCGGGCCGGTGCAGCTCTATGTCGGGCGGGTGGCGGTCGAGAAGAATATCGAGGCGTTCCTGCAGACGACGCATCCCGGGACCAAGGTCGTGGTCGGCGACGGCCCGGCGCGCGCGTCGCTGGAGGCGCGCTTTCCCGATGCGCATTTCCTGGGGCCGATGTTCGGCGCCGAGCTGGCATCGGCCTATGCCGGTGCCGATGTGTTCGTCTTCCCCAGCCGCACCGATACCTTCGGGCTGGTGATGATCGAGGCGCTGGCGTGCGGGGTGCCCGTGGCGGGCTATCCGGTGACGGGGCCGATCGATGTGCTGACCGACGCCACCGGGGCGACCGACGAAGACCTGACCGTGGCGATCGGCCGGGCGCTGACCAAGGATCGCCGGGCGTGCGCCGCTTATGGCCGCACCTTCACCTGGGAAGCGAGCGCGCGCCAGTTCCTCAACGCGCTGGTGGCGCGCGAGGAGGAGGACGAGGCGGCGTAA
- a CDS encoding DUF1013 domain-containing protein, producing MAQPLMPHATASWLVDNTSLSFEQIAEFCGLHILEVQAIADDTATTKLTGRDPVRAHELTQDEIDKGQANADYRLKMQKGPEQVRRTKGPRYTPVSKRQDKPDGIAWILRHHPEISDGAIGKLIGTTRTTIAAIRDRSHWNITNITPKDPVTLGLTTQRELDALVARAAKAAGIEAPTDTRLEGDREALIEQLRAERDAHAREAEQGDAPTGPVEHTAETLFRH from the coding sequence GTGGCCCAGCCGCTGATGCCGCATGCGACCGCTTCCTGGCTGGTCGACAACACGTCGCTCTCGTTCGAGCAGATCGCGGAGTTCTGCGGGCTGCACATCCTCGAGGTGCAGGCGATCGCCGACGACACCGCCACGACCAAGCTGACCGGTCGCGATCCGGTGCGCGCGCACGAGCTGACGCAGGACGAGATCGACAAGGGCCAGGCCAATGCCGACTATCGGCTGAAGATGCAGAAGGGCCCCGAGCAGGTCCGCCGCACCAAGGGGCCGCGCTATACCCCGGTTTCGAAGCGCCAGGACAAGCCCGACGGCATCGCCTGGATCCTGCGCCATCACCCGGAGATTTCGGACGGCGCGATCGGCAAGCTGATCGGCACCACCCGCACCACGATCGCCGCGATCCGCGACCGCAGCCATTGGAACATCACCAACATCACCCCGAAGGACCCGGTGACGCTGGGCCTGACGACGCAGCGCGAGCTGGACGCGCTGGTCGCGCGCGCGGCCAAGGCGGCTGGGATCGAGGCGCCGACCGACACAAGGCTGGAGGGTGACCGCGAGGCGCTGATCGAGCAGCTCCGTGCCGAGCGCGACGCGCATGCCCGCGAGGCCGAGCAGGGCGATGCGCCGACCGGCCCGGTCGAGCACACTGCCGAAACGCTGTTCCGCCACTAA
- a CDS encoding DUF1289 domain-containing protein: MPKIPSPCVNHCVLEPVTGWCAGCGRSIDEIVRWGTTTPADRAAVVAALPARMARLASRTPPAAE, translated from the coding sequence ATGCCCAAGATACCGAGCCCCTGCGTCAATCACTGCGTGCTGGAACCGGTGACCGGCTGGTGCGCCGGCTGCGGGCGCTCGATCGACGAAATCGTCCGCTGGGGCACCACCACCCCCGCCGATCGCGCGGCGGTGGTGGCGGCCTTGCCCGCGCGGATGGCGCGGCTCGCATCGAGAACGCCGCCCGCCGCCGAATAA
- a CDS encoding DUF1192 domain-containing protein: MDLDENLPRRKDDLAAQLGRQDLDPFSVEELQERIVLLEAEIERTRTRMHRAVNHRASADALFKR; this comes from the coding sequence ATGGACCTCGACGAGAATCTCCCGCGTCGCAAGGACGATTTGGCTGCCCAATTGGGCAGGCAGGATCTCGATCCGTTCTCGGTCGAGGAGCTTCAGGAACGCATCGTCCTGCTCGAAGCAGAGATCGAACGGACCCGGACGCGAATGCATCGCGCCGTTAACCACCGCGCAAGCGCCGACGCCCTATTCAAGCGATGA